Proteins co-encoded in one Microcebus murinus isolate Inina chromosome 5, M.murinus_Inina_mat1.0, whole genome shotgun sequence genomic window:
- the LOC105864892 gene encoding SNRPN upstream reading frame protein-like yields MEQARDCLHLRRTIEQHMPPVEGQVKCRRKDPLSNQECQLYLRCSQQQASMVDFQAELRQAFLAETPKGH; encoded by the coding sequence ATGGAGCAAGCAAGGGATTGCTTACACCTGAGAAGGACTATAGAGCAGCACATGCCACCAGTGGAAGGCCAAGTCAAATGCAGAAGGAAAGACCCACTAAGCAACCAAGAATGTCAGTTGTACCTGAGGTGTTCACAGCAGCAAGCATCTATGGTGGATTTCCAGGCTGAACTGAGACAGGCGTTCTTAGCTGAGACACCAAAAGGTCATTAA